A window of Microcystis aeruginosa FD4 contains these coding sequences:
- a CDS encoding IS630 family transposase — protein sequence MSYSLDLRKKVIDYVENGGSITKAAALFNIGRATIYRWLGREKLEATKVKHRQRKLDWKALSKDVQENPEARLRDRAEKFGVRPSAICYALKKMKITRKKKELRYRERNREERMKYYRVLRELIKTYGSESLVFIDESGFEEFQACLYAWSKKGKKVLGDRQGKRGKRENLVAGRRKGKKDFIAPMVFTRSLNAEGFEGWLSLYLLPSLAITSVLIMDNAPIHRKTVIRQLVEEAGHQVVFLPKYSPDLNDIEHDFSALKRARMYAPVGTPLDEIIRTYCVA from the coding sequence ATGTCTTATAGCCTAGACTTGAGAAAAAAAGTAATCGATTATGTAGAGAATGGGGGAAGCATAACCAAAGCCGCCGCTCTATTTAATATAGGAAGAGCGACGATATATAGATGGCTAGGTAGGGAAAAACTGGAAGCAACAAAGGTAAAACACCGTCAGAGAAAGCTGGACTGGAAAGCACTGTCAAAAGATGTCCAAGAAAATCCCGAGGCAAGATTAAGAGACAGAGCCGAGAAGTTTGGAGTGAGACCAAGTGCCATTTGCTATGCCTTAAAAAAAATGAAAATTACCAGAAAAAAGAAGGAACTTCGTTATAGAGAAAGAAACCGAGAAGAAAGAATGAAATACTACAGAGTGCTGAGAGAATTGATTAAAACATATGGAAGTGAAAGCCTTGTATTCATTGATGAGTCAGGGTTTGAAGAATTTCAAGCCTGCCTTTATGCCTGGTCAAAAAAAGGTAAGAAAGTATTGGGAGATAGACAAGGAAAACGAGGAAAAAGAGAGAACCTTGTGGCCGGGAGAAGAAAGGGAAAAAAAGACTTTATTGCCCCGATGGTATTTACAAGAAGCCTGAATGCCGAAGGTTTTGAAGGGTGGTTATCTTTATATTTATTGCCCTCTCTAGCCATAACATCAGTATTAATTATGGATAATGCACCAATTCATCGGAAGACAGTGATTAGACAACTGGTAGAGGAAGCAGGTCATCAGGTAGTGTTTTTGCCAAAATACTCTCCTGATTTAAATGATATCGAACATGATTTTAGTGCATTAAAGAGAGCCAGAATGTATGCTCCTGTGGGGACACCCCTTGATGAAATTATTCGTACTTATTGTGTCGCCTAG
- a CDS encoding putative Ig domain-containing protein, with protein sequence MQTYFTPTTSGTYYASALTRNSSTTGTYKLGLSEVIPYREPITSLTPEIFAGSKLRFDKNLTATLTKGTTLTYNANGFYEGNINVTVDEPNRKSEIQANSPARIAEETVIVELLPGDGYILPANPKATLRIQDDDVPGVRIVQVGDNTVVKEGETASFEVALLSEPTDTVTIRLTPGFEIDFVNPVNPTTVKVTKDIYTFDETNGGNLDVNLVSLVTGEKEKTVSFGAKLKVIPSSNVIVEFSDGNNDLVKDNPVFKTLLFTANEPNSVTGEEPGNWNQIQQVILGYLDPDSSGNLKVKAVMKDATTGQQISNPIIFPIIRTTTQVDKQTTEIVIQPEDWYKLQTVTFTGIDEQLAEPGLYHQSSISYQVDSKDTEYKGLFVPVQRVDVVDRPLNPESTSQTVKLGLTNLQQSLDNLELPMVGALDGKMPNLIGDISDKLVVAISAEPELTGNRLKTVIENALSTLGLDFVNVGVDMTEDNIGILLNVKEKYDLFSLPLDVNLGLDALGIGLKTEGDLKTTFDYNISLGFGLNKNFGFYIDTKQTKVGAAFRVNLQDFKAQGNLAFLRLDIADDPKNRTELAITFQASLKDLDNYQTVKFFDVDGDYRLDTESFTYPIKTNNAGKPATTTTGEFITTNQVINEPFVNVNTQGIAPAFTTVANATAPQKLIDWNANGKFDAPFQSKNEGVYLTKKVASTTPGGQPTIESYYFDLNRNGSLDANSKEKLFSVTPGTSKWFDTTGKLKPFTIEQKNANGVVTYYFDQNGNNVLDTGETLTAQEKTKFDKNNNNILDADEAGLGEGTYVQGTGIAFLDTNNNGQLDATESYVYSEFDEFDTETEKKIITYNVLTSGTTTFLDQNNNGTFEEANDLDLLKSQPVTVTEAAILGLPGAGNYTVSQILKLTVANGKVMDTEVSFVNSKGDVAKKLDIKEEPLVRIKEGVRFIDQDNNGKLTLDNFDPLKSNIYTYKILTSGTTTYLDQNNNGVYDSSNDLDLFANFTVTQERSKFAGLPAGSYPAHQILKLTVTNGKIQETEISFVNTVNAKTDTAKKLDVGDEPLLRTTEGRTFIDNDNNGAFTLNDEMVVTELFTLPNNEFDTSTLTGTGNIVKLIDDGNRLTLTELKNWKSTPQLGFNDLFNYELAGNANLGLKTKTSVEGDPAFPSVAFDLAIGLPIFNYGNQSQASSTGLDVNFNNLTLDFGTFLTDFAAPIMKTVDRIISPVKPVIDILNTDTKLFSYLGMENQFNRDGRPGVSILDLGIVLAEAIPADTTDQTLKRIKDSVPKAVKFADTITKIVELNENLIKLAESGSSIILPLGSYNLNDFKGASDDPADTAAKVDAGTQGTQTPAPGVTPGTTPAQQAQNSATASPQQKSTLSKLQSLDGIQIPILDNPITLVRLLLGEEDVDLIKYDIPDLSYYFGKEQEFLLWTPPTVEGILGLYFDAKTDFSVGYDTHGLESWRDDDFSISSIYKILDGFYVDDLNPDGVDKDELALKAGIYAGLSASIVVAKAILKGGVDGYLGFDLVDEGELQGISDGKVRGSEIISRISNPLSLFDLKGSLDAYLKGEIRVGVDFGFFEIMKTVWEEEFRTNLARFNIGANGVTLSFAGKAVDGFIVGGTVFLDGNLNGQLDEGEPFTFTNRNGQFTLNISPSLFSQLDVNENGTIDISEGRLAMIGGTDSGSELPFDGILTAAVGSEVVTPFTSLVERVARLNPEGFTITQAEELVTNNLILTSYSDGLIFYPTLKVIATGEEIFFFFIDGIRVEFSVPYELDVTDQVLLSDNFEELKAQNGWTALELDISAEGTFFPPFVDLNPKTGEYETVIYTPQIDAQSYQYLLGAQIQLVSEQLATLTGKPINEILDQFADKVNSGIVDLSSSAGDFFPSNFTESQKLAAGLAISNAIATLSQEAYSQVDYDGDGISDGGYGFASETYDIYKDIFRINSKMQVVSENLQDLLAKIRDNELDIPFAQFNQYFSTYGLQEQLNNLTGIAVNVFAPETADFTRTISEENSYTFTVADFPFTKGDPDDTLKSVIVEWTVEQGSLKLGDQFVTSGMEIMVEDIQAGKLTFNPEVNDFGSNYTHFNFSVTDGKFFTDKIHTMTFDVTAVDDAPTILNPITDVNVDEDAANTVIDITNVFTDIDNDPTLIVKSVFVNNNTGLVTATIVDNQLILDYQDNQSGIANITIRGTSNGEFVEDTFTVTVASVNDLPTLQQEIANQTAIENQPFSFTIPANTFQDIDDDNLTYTLATETVLPSGITFDAATGTFSGTPSDTASGIYNLTVIASDSAGETADDSFSLNILNAVNGSSSGETVNGTSGNDHINAGAGNDTVNGGEGNDILDGGTGNDRLAGGPGDDTYRVDSSRDVVIENAGEGKDAIKSSVNYTLTVNIEDITLTGNANIDGTGNNLDNLITGNSGNNLLKGLDGNDTLIGSAGNDTLIGGKGNDILTGGDGSDSFLFGSGAIFNSSDFGVDSISDFIKGTDKIILSNTSFNALVSTIGNSLQAAEFATINDTANELALVGSSSAKIVYNLATGNLFYNQNSASNGLGNGALFANFNGIPQLSENDILIQA encoded by the coding sequence GTGCAAACGTACTTTACTCCCACCACCAGCGGGACTTATTATGCGTCAGCTTTAACCCGAAACTCCTCCACCACAGGAACTTATAAGTTAGGACTCAGTGAAGTCATCCCCTACAGAGAACCGATTACTTCCTTAACTCCCGAAATCTTTGCCGGTAGTAAACTCAGATTTGACAAAAATTTAACTGCTACCCTTACTAAGGGTACTACTTTGACCTACAATGCCAATGGTTTTTATGAAGGTAATATTAACGTCACCGTTGATGAACCTAACAGAAAGAGCGAAATTCAAGCAAATTCCCCGGCTCGCATCGCTGAGGAAACCGTAATTGTCGAACTTTTACCCGGTGATGGTTATATCCTCCCAGCCAATCCCAAAGCTACCTTAAGAATTCAAGATGATGATGTACCCGGTGTCAGAATCGTGCAAGTTGGCGATAATACTGTAGTTAAAGAGGGAGAAACCGCTAGTTTTGAAGTAGCTTTGTTGAGTGAACCTACTGATACTGTCACCATTCGTTTAACTCCAGGTTTTGAAATCGACTTTGTTAATCCCGTTAATCCCACTACGGTTAAAGTCACCAAAGATATCTACACCTTTGACGAAACTAATGGGGGTAATTTAGATGTCAACTTAGTCAGTTTAGTCACTGGGGAAAAAGAAAAAACTGTCTCCTTTGGTGCCAAATTAAAAGTAATCCCCTCCTCTAATGTCATTGTTGAATTTTCAGATGGTAATAATGATTTGGTTAAAGATAACCCAGTCTTCAAAACCCTCCTCTTTACAGCCAATGAACCTAACTCTGTTACGGGAGAAGAACCGGGTAACTGGAATCAAATTCAACAGGTGATTTTAGGCTATCTTGATCCTGATAGCAGTGGTAATCTGAAAGTGAAAGCGGTCATGAAAGATGCTACCACCGGACAACAAATTAGTAATCCGATCATTTTCCCGATTATTCGCACCACCACCCAAGTAGATAAACAAACCACTGAGATTGTCATTCAACCTGAAGATTGGTATAAGTTACAAACTGTCACTTTTACGGGTATTGATGAGCAACTGGCCGAACCCGGACTTTACCATCAAAGTAGCATTAGCTATCAAGTCGATTCCAAAGATACTGAATATAAAGGTTTGTTTGTTCCTGTTCAACGGGTGGATGTGGTAGATCGTCCCCTCAACCCAGAAAGTACCTCCCAAACCGTAAAACTTGGTTTAACTAACTTACAACAAAGTTTAGATAACCTAGAGCTTCCTATGGTGGGTGCTTTAGATGGTAAAATGCCGAATTTAATCGGCGATATCAGCGATAAATTAGTGGTAGCAATTTCCGCCGAACCAGAATTAACCGGAAATCGCTTAAAAACCGTCATTGAAAATGCTTTATCTACTTTAGGTTTAGATTTCGTCAATGTCGGTGTCGATATGACCGAAGATAACATCGGTATTCTGCTCAATGTTAAGGAAAAATATGATTTATTCTCCTTACCTTTAGATGTTAACTTAGGTTTAGATGCGTTAGGGATTGGACTAAAAACCGAAGGCGACTTAAAAACCACCTTTGACTATAATATTTCCCTTGGTTTTGGCTTAAATAAAAACTTCGGTTTTTATATTGATACCAAACAAACTAAGGTGGGAGCAGCTTTCCGTGTTAATTTACAAGATTTTAAAGCTCAGGGTAATTTGGCCTTTTTACGCTTAGACATAGCCGATGATCCCAAAAATCGCACTGAGTTGGCTATTACCTTTCAAGCAAGTTTAAAGGACCTTGATAACTATCAAACCGTCAAATTCTTTGATGTGGACGGCGATTATCGTTTAGATACTGAAAGCTTTACCTATCCCATTAAAACTAATAATGCCGGTAAACCAGCCACTACCACCACCGGCGAATTTATTACCACTAATCAGGTAATTAACGAACCTTTTGTTAATGTTAATACACAAGGTATTGCTCCTGCGTTTACCACAGTCGCCAATGCTACTGCTCCTCAAAAACTGATCGACTGGAATGCTAATGGCAAATTTGATGCACCTTTTCAAAGTAAAAATGAGGGTGTCTATCTGACGAAAAAGGTAGCCAGCACTACCCCGGGTGGACAACCTACCATTGAATCCTACTATTTTGACCTCAATCGTAATGGTAGTTTAGATGCTAATTCTAAGGAAAAACTCTTTTCTGTCACTCCGGGTACTTCAAAATGGTTTGACACAACAGGTAAACTTAAACCCTTTACAATTGAGCAGAAAAATGCTAATGGCGTTGTCACCTATTACTTTGACCAAAATGGTAATAATGTCTTAGATACCGGTGAAACCTTAACTGCTCAAGAAAAGACCAAGTTTGATAAAAATAACAATAACATTCTGGATGCGGATGAAGCGGGACTTGGGGAAGGTACTTATGTTCAAGGAACGGGGATTGCTTTCCTTGATACTAATAATAATGGTCAATTAGATGCTACGGAATCTTACGTCTATTCAGAGTTTGATGAATTCGATACCGAAACCGAAAAGAAAATTATCACCTATAATGTTTTAACCTCTGGTACAACTACTTTCCTTGACCAAAATAATAATGGTACTTTTGAAGAAGCTAACGATCTTGATCTATTAAAATCCCAACCCGTAACAGTAACCGAAGCTGCCATTCTTGGTCTTCCGGGAGCCGGTAATTATACCGTGTCCCAAATCTTAAAGTTGACCGTCGCCAATGGTAAGGTGATGGATACCGAGGTTAGCTTTGTCAATAGTAAGGGAGATGTCGCTAAGAAGTTAGACATCAAAGAAGAACCTTTAGTCAGAATTAAAGAAGGTGTCCGGTTTATTGACCAAGACAATAATGGTAAATTGACTTTAGACAATTTTGATCCCCTCAAAAGTAACATTTACACCTATAAAATCTTAACTTCAGGGACAACTACCTACCTTGACCAAAATAATAATGGAGTTTATGACTCTAGTAATGACCTTGATTTGTTCGCTAATTTCACCGTCACCCAAGAACGCTCTAAATTTGCCGGTTTGCCAGCAGGTAGTTATCCGGCTCATCAAATCTTAAAATTAACTGTCACCAACGGTAAAATTCAGGAAACGGAAATTAGTTTTGTTAATACTGTCAATGCTAAAACCGATACTGCTAAAAAATTAGATGTGGGTGATGAACCCTTACTCAGAACCACGGAAGGACGAACCTTTATTGACAACGATAATAACGGCGCTTTCACTTTAAATGATGAGATGGTGGTGACGGAATTGTTCACCTTACCAAATAATGAATTTGATACCAGCACTTTAACGGGTACGGGTAATATCGTTAAACTTATTGATGATGGCAATCGTTTAACCCTCACCGAGTTAAAAAACTGGAAGAGTACCCCCCAATTAGGCTTTAATGACCTGTTTAACTACGAATTGGCAGGTAATGCTAATTTAGGACTAAAAACGAAAACCAGTGTGGAGGGAGATCCCGCTTTCCCCAGTGTCGCCTTTGATTTAGCGATTGGCCTACCTATATTTAATTACGGTAATCAAAGTCAAGCGAGTAGTACGGGTTTAGATGTTAATTTTAATAACCTTACCCTCGATTTTGGCACTTTCTTAACCGATTTTGCCGCTCCGATTATGAAAACGGTTGACCGTATTATCTCCCCCGTCAAACCAGTGATTGATATTCTCAACACGGATACGAAACTGTTTTCCTATTTAGGGATGGAAAATCAGTTTAATCGTGATGGAAGACCAGGAGTGTCAATTTTAGATTTAGGAATTGTGTTAGCCGAAGCAATTCCCGCTGATACGACAGATCAAACTTTGAAACGGATTAAGGATAGTGTTCCCAAAGCGGTAAAATTTGCTGATACTATTACCAAGATTGTCGAATTAAACGAGAATCTCATCAAATTAGCCGAAAGTGGTAGTTCGATTATTCTCCCGTTGGGTAGTTATAATCTTAATGACTTTAAAGGTGCTAGTGATGACCCCGCTGACACGGCGGCGAAAGTTGATGCTGGTACTCAAGGGACTCAAACTCCAGCGCCTGGCGTGACTCCAGGTACTACACCCGCTCAACAAGCACAAAATTCCGCCACGGCATCTCCGCAACAAAAAAGCACTTTAAGTAAGTTACAAAGTCTTGATGGTATCCAAATCCCGATTTTAGATAATCCCATTACCCTCGTTCGTCTTTTGCTGGGTGAAGAGGATGTGGATTTAATTAAGTACGATATTCCCGATTTGAGCTATTACTTCGGTAAGGAGCAAGAATTCCTCCTCTGGACTCCCCCCACCGTGGAAGGTATTTTAGGACTTTATTTTGATGCGAAAACTGATTTTTCAGTGGGTTATGATACCCACGGGTTGGAGTCTTGGCGTGATGATGATTTTTCGATCTCTTCCATCTATAAAATCCTTGATGGTTTCTATGTGGATGATTTGAACCCCGATGGTGTGGATAAGGATGAGTTGGCTCTGAAAGCAGGCATTTATGCCGGTTTATCTGCTAGTATTGTGGTCGCTAAAGCTATCCTGAAAGGTGGTGTTGACGGTTATCTTGGCTTTGACCTTGTGGATGAAGGGGAATTGCAAGGGATAAGTGATGGTAAGGTCCGCGGTTCAGAAATTATTTCACGGATTAGCAATCCTTTAAGCTTATTTGATCTTAAAGGCTCCTTAGACGCTTATTTGAAAGGTGAAATTCGCGTCGGTGTTGATTTCGGTTTCTTTGAAATCATGAAAACCGTTTGGGAGGAGGAATTCCGTACCAATTTGGCTAGGTTTAATATTGGAGCTAATGGTGTTACTTTAAGTTTTGCTGGTAAAGCTGTAGATGGTTTTATTGTCGGTGGTACGGTGTTCCTTGATGGCAACTTAAATGGTCAATTAGACGAGGGTGAACCTTTTACCTTTACTAATCGCAATGGTCAATTTACTCTCAATATTTCTCCATCCCTTTTTAGCCAATTAGATGTTAACGAAAATGGGACGATTGACATCTCGGAAGGCCGTTTAGCGATGATTGGTGGTACGGATTCAGGCTCGGAACTGCCTTTTGACGGTATTTTAACCGCAGCTGTGGGTTCGGAAGTTGTTACTCCCTTTACCAGTTTAGTGGAAAGAGTTGCACGTCTCAATCCCGAAGGTTTCACCATTACCCAAGCAGAAGAACTGGTCACTAATAATTTGATCCTAACTTCTTATTCTGATGGTCTGATTTTCTATCCCACACTGAAAGTTATCGCCACAGGAGAAGAGATCTTTTTCTTTTTTATAGATGGCATAAGAGTAGAATTCTCAGTACCTTATGAATTAGATGTAACTGATCAGGTTCTCCTTAGCGATAATTTCGAGGAACTTAAGGCTCAAAACGGTTGGACTGCTCTTGAGTTGGATATATCGGCTGAGGGGACGTTTTTCCCTCCATTTGTCGATCTTAATCCGAAGACGGGAGAATATGAAACTGTTATCTATACACCTCAGATTGATGCTCAATCCTATCAATACTTATTAGGAGCGCAAATCCAACTTGTCAGTGAACAATTGGCAACTTTGACTGGTAAACCGATTAATGAAATTCTTGATCAATTTGCCGATAAGGTTAATTCTGGTATTGTTGACTTGTCTTCTTCTGCTGGTGACTTTTTCCCCTCTAACTTTACTGAATCTCAAAAATTAGCTGCCGGTTTGGCTATCAGCAATGCGATCGCTACTTTAAGCCAAGAAGCTTACAGTCAGGTTGATTATGACGGTGATGGTATTAGCGATGGTGGTTATGGATTTGCTAGTGAAACCTACGATATCTATAAAGATATCTTCCGCATTAATAGCAAAATGCAGGTGGTCAGCGAAAACTTACAAGACTTACTCGCTAAAATCCGCGACAATGAGCTTGATATTCCCTTTGCACAGTTTAATCAATACTTCAGCACTTATGGTTTGCAGGAGCAATTGAATAATCTTACTGGTATTGCTGTTAATGTCTTTGCCCCTGAAACGGCTGATTTTACTCGCACTATTAGTGAAGAAAATTCCTATACTTTCACCGTTGCTGACTTCCCCTTTACGAAAGGCGATCCCGATGATACCTTAAAGTCAGTTATTGTCGAGTGGACGGTGGAGCAAGGTTCTCTAAAATTGGGTGATCAATTTGTTACCAGTGGTATGGAAATTATGGTGGAAGATATCCAAGCTGGTAAACTTACTTTTAACCCTGAAGTTAACGACTTTGGCTCTAATTACACTCATTTTAATTTCAGTGTTACTGACGGTAAGTTCTTTACTGACAAAATCCACACCATGACTTTTGATGTCACGGCTGTTGATGACGCACCAACTATCCTCAATCCGATTACAGATGTCAATGTTGACGAAGATGCAGCCAATACCGTCATTGATATAACCAACGTCTTCACTGATATTGATAATGACCCGACTTTAATTGTTAAATCAGTATTCGTCAATAACAATACGGGATTAGTCACTGCTACCATCGTTGACAATCAGTTAATCCTCGACTACCAAGACAATCAATCTGGGATAGCTAATATTACGATTCGTGGGACATCGAATGGTGAATTTGTTGAAGATACCTTTACGGTAACAGTCGCATCTGTCAATGACCTACCTACATTACAACAAGAAATAGCCAATCAAACAGCAATTGAAAATCAACCCTTCAGCTTCACCATTCCCGCTAATACCTTCCAAGATATTGACGACGATAATCTCACCTACACCCTAGCAACAGAAACAGTCCTCCCCAGTGGCATCACCTTTGATGCCGCCACAGGAACCTTCAGTGGCACTCCCTCCGATACCGCCTCCGGCATCTATAACCTTACAGTAATCGCCAGCGATTCAGCCGGAGAAACTGCCGACGATAGCTTTAGCCTCAACATCCTCAACGCCGTCAACGGTAGCAGTAGCGGTGAAACCGTCAACGGTACTAGCGGCAACGACCACATCAACGCCGGTGCAGGTAACGATACCGTCAACGGCGGTGAAGGCAACGATATTCTCGATGGTGGCACAGGAAATGACCGACTCGCAGGCGGTCCCGGTGACGACACCTACAGGGTCGATAGCAGCCGCGATGTAGTCATCGAAAATGCTGGAGAAGGCAAAGATGCCATCAAATCCTCTGTAAATTACACTCTCACCGTCAACATCGAAGATATCACCCTAACAGGGAACGCCAACATCGACGGCACAGGTAACAACCTAGATAATCTCATCACCGGCAACAGTGGCAATAACCTACTCAAGGGATTAGATGGCAACGACACCCTTATCGGTAGCGCCGGTAACGACACCCTGATTGGTGGAAAAGGAAATGACATTCTCACCGGCGGCGATGGCAGCGACTCATTCCTCTTTGGCAGTGGTGCTATCTTTAATAGCAGTGATTTCGGAGTTGATAGCATCAGTGACTTTATCAAAGGAACTGACAAAATTATCCTAAGTAACACCTCTTTCAATGCTCTTGTCAGTACCATTGGCAATAGCTTACAAGCCGCCGAATTTGCCACCATCAATGATACTGCTAACGAACTGGCTTTAGTTGGTTCCAGTAGTGCTAAAATCGTTTATAATTTAGCGACGGGTAATCTGTTCTACAATCAAAATAGCGCCAGCAATGGCTTAGGTAATGGCGCACTTTTTGCCAACTTCAACGGCATCCCACAGTTAAGTGAGAATGACATTTTAATTCAAGCTTAA
- a CDS encoding protein kinase domain-containing protein produces the protein MLDRVLHSRYQVQQLLGKKTILARDRHTSQLVIIKLIPVPSGQASQFIGEITSKITLLRQLFHPSLPKYLDSFEIDSSQEQIIAIVRPYLSAQPLENYLNSSYLLAEQDLKQIAKYLLEILSYLHQQDVPLNHGNIKLSNILFDTQSHRFYLVDFAFDSDSPTTDLQDLGKSLISLATGIKHSYIPENFEQKTNLSAFFIYWLKRLSSSHPDYHFPSVTEALSSLYSCQLILVSIGNLTKPYGSEVTVYKKDNLLQIKIASKTKQKFFNNLKTQLRQFLPSLFFTIILLTIVAIYEIKLVAFLIPIILIFLLNLISSSLSWQLCKSFWQGELELKITSQKVSLYQKLWGLKFKLTADAASSEIYSLIRRNVTVTMQGENVNIIPPCLVLIANHREYIITASEDISEAELDWLAQQLSDWLRLPITRI, from the coding sequence ATGCTCGATCGAGTTCTCCATAGTCGTTATCAAGTCCAACAGTTACTGGGAAAAAAAACTATCTTAGCTAGGGACAGACACACCAGCCAGTTAGTTATCATTAAACTTATTCCTGTTCCTAGTGGGCAAGCGAGTCAGTTTATCGGAGAAATAACCAGTAAAATCACCCTGTTGCGACAACTCTTTCACCCATCTCTCCCCAAATACCTCGATAGCTTTGAGATAGATTCATCCCAAGAACAAATCATCGCTATTGTCCGACCTTATTTATCAGCGCAACCTTTAGAAAACTATCTTAACTCCAGTTATTTGTTAGCAGAACAAGACCTCAAACAAATTGCCAAATATCTCTTGGAGATTCTCTCCTATCTCCATCAGCAGGATGTCCCTCTTAACCACGGCAATATCAAACTTAGTAATATCCTCTTTGATACCCAGTCCCATCGTTTTTATCTAGTTGATTTTGCCTTTGATTCCGATTCTCCCACCACCGACTTACAGGATCTAGGCAAAAGTTTGATCAGTTTAGCCACGGGGATTAAGCATAGTTACATACCCGAAAATTTTGAACAAAAAACTAATCTAAGTGCTTTTTTCATCTATTGGTTAAAAAGATTATCAAGCTCTCACCCAGACTATCATTTTCCTTCGGTGACAGAGGCTTTGTCCAGTTTATATAGTTGTCAATTGATCTTAGTATCTATTGGCAATCTGACCAAACCCTACGGCAGCGAAGTTACTGTTTATAAAAAAGATAATCTCCTGCAAATAAAAATCGCTAGTAAAACCAAACAAAAGTTTTTCAACAATCTCAAAACCCAGTTAAGACAGTTTTTACCATCCCTATTCTTTACGATTATCCTCTTAACCATAGTCGCTATTTACGAGATCAAACTGGTCGCTTTTTTAATCCCAATTATCCTAATTTTTCTGCTCAATTTAATCTCCTCTAGTTTATCTTGGCAGTTGTGCAAATCTTTTTGGCAGGGGGAACTAGAGTTAAAAATTACCTCCCAAAAAGTTTCTCTCTACCAAAAACTCTGGGGACTGAAATTTAAACTAACTGCCGATGCCGCCAGTTCCGAAATTTATAGTCTCATTCGTCGCAATGTCACTGTCACTATGCAGGGAGAAAATGTTAATATTATTCCTCCTTGTCTGGTTCTCATTGCCAACCATCGAGAATATATTATCACTGCCAGTGAAGATATTAGCGAAGCCGAATTAGATTGGTTGGCACAACAATTAAGCGATTGGCTACGTTTACCGATTACGAGAATTTAA
- the dps gene encoding DNA starvation/stationary phase protection protein Dps, translated as MVATPVKTKTTGQYYATRIDLGLDIRKAVVEILSQTLAASLDLKTQVKQAHWNVKGLNFYQLHSLFDEMATELEDYGDMVAERITALGGTALGTARIAAANSILPEYPADIVDGSEHIVALAERYALYASHLRSAIDTTGNQGDADTADLYTEISRDIDKRLWFLEAHLITSSDVIG; from the coding sequence ATGGTAGCCACTCCAGTCAAAACCAAAACCACGGGACAATACTACGCCACCCGCATCGATTTAGGATTAGATATCCGCAAAGCTGTTGTTGAAATCTTAAGCCAAACCCTTGCCGCTAGTTTAGACCTAAAAACTCAGGTTAAACAAGCCCACTGGAATGTAAAAGGTTTAAATTTCTATCAATTACACAGCCTCTTCGACGAAATGGCCACGGAATTAGAAGACTATGGGGACATGGTAGCAGAACGGATTACTGCTTTAGGTGGAACCGCTTTGGGAACAGCACGCATCGCCGCCGCTAACTCGATTCTGCCGGAATATCCTGCTGATATCGTCGATGGTAGTGAACATATCGTTGCTTTAGCCGAACGTTATGCCTTATACGCTTCCCATCTTCGTTCTGCTATTGATACCACTGGCAATCAAGGGGATGCCGACACAGCGGATCTCTATACGGAAATCTCCCGGGACATCGATAAACGTCTCTGGTTCCTAGAAGCGCATCTGATTACATCTTCCGATGTTATCGGTTAA
- a CDS encoding type II toxin-antitoxin system HicA family toxin, with protein sequence MSSALPVLSGREVVRVFETFGWQVARQSASHIIMVKEGEQVTLSVPDHREVAKGTLRGLIRTAGITVQEFVSGMR encoded by the coding sequence ATGTCCTCTGCTCTTCCTGTTCTCAGCGGACGTGAGGTAGTCCGAGTATTTGAAACCTTCGGCTGGCAAGTTGCGCGTCAAAGTGCAAGCCATATTATCATGGTTAAGGAGGGCGAACAGGTAACACTCTCTGTTCCTGATCATCGTGAAGTGGCAAAGGGTACGCTTCGTGGTCTTATTCGTACTGCTGGAATTACGGTACAAGAATTTGTTTCTGGCATGAGATGA
- a CDS encoding type II toxin-antitoxin system HicB family antitoxin, protein MKLTVTLDRDEDGVWVVECPSIPGCVSQGKTRAEALENIRDAIIACLQVRAERGLPLTIETHQVEVMA, encoded by the coding sequence ATGAAGTTGACTGTAACACTTGACCGTGACGAAGATGGAGTTTGGGTTGTAGAATGCCCCAGCATTCCGGGTTGTGTCAGCCAAGGTAAAACGAGAGCAGAAGCTCTTGAAAATATCAGAGATGCAATTATCGCCTGCCTTCAAGTTCGTGCAGAACGTGGGCTACCGCTAACGATTGAAACTCACCAAGTAGAGGTAATGGCATAA